The nucleotide window AAAGTATCCAGTGACCTAGTTAATTTGAgatttaattttccaaaattaagaaaacatctTATTGGAGATGCTTGCTTTAATCCTTAAATCAATagcataacattttatttattcaaaggtATAGACAATGGCTTATAAGCTGCACCTAATTCATAGTTTGATAAAAGAGTATTGTTTCTAgagtgtcattttaaaaataataaatttctataaTGCTTAATTTTAAAGACCagttgaaataaaatgttaagtgaTAATTACAGGACTTTCTATATTGTGCGTTTTGATTAAAAAACACAATTCTTAGTTGCTAATTTGATTTATGCATAAACCAACCTCTTAAGTTGATGTTAACCACAGGAAATAGATAAGACAAACTGACGGTTGTACTACTGAGAGACAGTCCAATATCAAATAATAGTGAAAATAAGTTTTGAAGTAATATCTTCTGATTTAAAATGAGTGGCCCAATGTGTGTTATGCAGAAATCAAAGAAGTTTAAAGATGTAAAGTTATAGTTTCATACTAGTAAATGTTTAACTGGctcctggaagaaaaaaaatcaggaagcaaGCGCCTATTTATAACATAGTTTAATTCCTTGATGCAGTACTCCcacctttttttatttcaatgtccCGAAACTATGTCTACAAACTCACaaagtttataaaaaattaatattcagcTCTCATGAGCACTATTAGCTTTCTCCATCACACCACTGGATAAGTACTTTCCTAAGTATTAATTTGGGGTTGAGCAGAGTATTAGAGAACTAGAAACATGTGCATAATAAGGATGGGGAAAGGCAATAGAGGCTGTTGTTGAGGGAGCTGTTGAAATTATAGGAGAAAGTATGTGGTGTGtgtctgcatatgtgtgtgtagcaGACAATTCCTCACAATGTTATGGAATAATACAGTCACTAATTAGCATAATgtggctgagaaaaaaaaaaacttggggcAAGATTTTAATTACAAGatgacaataaaattattttattatcaacACTCACTGAATCTTATGTACTAGATAAGCACTGGTGATAAAAGCATGGCACCAGACTTAGATACCACTTGTGTCCTTATTTTACATAACAAAGATAGCCAAAGGATAATATACAACCTCTTGAAGATCAAGGTATTGTTAACTGGGTTAATAGATCTGGGTTTCAACACAGAGAGTCAATTATGAGAATATTCACTGCTAAACATTTGAATcaattgtgtatatattataacaaatttaaattttattctatacAAATAGAATGAAACAACATTGAAAACTATGTGCCAAGGCTAGAGACAATGAGTGAAGTAATGTGGAAGTATTATCAGTTCAGCTGTGAATCGGTAAGGCCTAAATTAGGATGATGATAGtagcaataaaaataagtgaCGTATAAAAAGACATCTCTACTTCTTTTGGGCTAATGGTCAAATGCCTCCACTTCCtccatttttattgtaaaaacatattaaaatgttttcagttgagtaaataaaagcaaacaaaaataacctCACAAATCTCATAATcgtaatattttatgttttaattttttccatatgcctccatacatacatacattggCACCTTctcaatgtaaaaaataattacttaaacAATTATAAcatgtcattatttttttttttcatttggtgaAATGGTCTTCAGTCATACCATTTCAATTACtgcaaaatatatacattcttctaTGAGGAATATGTATCATAACtgttatgatttattttatatatatacacacactataaaTATATGGCAATGTATTCTTCCATGAAGAATATATACAATAATCTATTTAACTATTATCAAAATAATGGTCATTTGTTTCAACATTTCACCAATATAAATAACTAATGAAGAtctttatacatacacatatatatagttttggGGGTAATCTCTATAGACAATTTATGCAGGGAAATATTTCTTCCATGCAAAATTTTCATGTCAAATGAGTATTTTAGCTCACTAGTGTTTACCTCACTAGCAGACAGTAACATGCATATTAAAACAGTGAAGCataattttttgcaattttttttaatgaaagctcTCAAATAAGCGATTTTATTCCTCTCCATGATTGCAGACATTTACAAAACCATAACATCTGAGTTCaccttaaaaaataacttatataAAGCAGTGATATACACAGCAAAAAATAGTTCAGGGAGGGGGCAGGAGCAACttgtaataattaaaatgtaaacgTGAAAAAAAGGATGGAATAAAAGTCCCTACTTGTTTCTACTTAAGATGTCATGTGATAATATTTTACAATGTCCTGTGGGtcagtgtatgtatgtgtacatgtctgtataacatacacatatacagtaCATTCTCTTtcccacacatatacatacacacataattatTTGCAGTTCAGTTTAGGGCAATTCTAATATGCCACTCCATACAGTTGTTTGAATCACGTTTGGACCCGCTTTCTTCACAAAAGAGGGGAGAGAGCAGGAAATAAAAAGGTTGGTTTGGTGTGACTGAGATTGCTTTGTTTAACCGTACACTGTGATGAATAATTTTCTTCCGTAGTAGTTCTGTGAAGGGCTgactcactgtggttttcatgaGGAGACTTGGTAATGGATCACACGCTCATTGTCATGCTAGGGGAGTAACTCTCACTCTGAAAAGGATTTAAGAAATTTCCCCCCATTTCGCCATCATCCCTTGGAGTGCCCGGTTGATTACTCAGGCTCATATTATTGGGAGAATTCTTGGAAATACTGTCCATATCTCCTGAGCCTAAAGAGCCATTCATGTGATGTGACTCCATTCCTCCTAATCCACCCATGGGACCATCTGACTGGGTTGACAGGTGCGTGACAGTGGGAGCTGCTCTTGGCACAAGCATGTACGGCAAAGGTAAGAGTAACAGCAGCGCCGTCCCGTCCGACAGCCAGGCCCGGGAGAAGTTAGCACTCTACGTATATGAATATCTGCTCCATGTAGGAGCTCAGAAATCAGCTCAAACATTTTTATCAGAGATAAGATGGGAAAAAAACATCACATTGGGGGAACCACCAGGATTCTTACATTCTTGGTGGTGTGTATTTTGGGATCTCTACTGTGCAGCTCCAGAGAGACGTGAAACATGTGAACACTCAAGTGAAGCAAAAGCCTTCCATGATTATAGTGCTGCAGCAGCTCCCAGTCCAGTGCTAGGAAACATTCCCCCAGGAGATGGCATGCCAGTAGGTCCTGTACCACCAGGGTTCTTTCAGCCTTTTATGCCACCTCGGTACCCTGGAGGTCCAAGGCCCCCATTGAGGATACCTAATCAGGCGCTTGGAGGTGTCCCAGGAAGTCAGCCATTACTCCCCAGTGGAATGGATCCAACTCGACAACAAGGACATCCAAATATGGGTGGGCCAATGCAGAGAATGACTCCTCCAAGAGGAATGGTGCCCTTAGGACCACAGAACTATAGAGGTGCAATGAGACCCCCACTGAATGCTTTAGGTGGCCCTGGAATTCCTGGAATGAACATGGGTCCAGGTGGTGGTAGACCTTGGCCAAACCCAACAAATGCCAATTCAATACCATACTCCTCAGCATCTCCTGGGAATTATGTAGGtcctccaggaggtggagggcaaCCAGGAACACCCATCATGCCTAGTCCAGCAGATTCAACCAACTCTGGCGATAACATGTATACTTTAATGAATGCAGTACCTCCTGGACCTAACAGACCTAATTTtgacaatattttaatataaaatcataaaaattttctattaaaaatagcaatatCCAGTAGTGATGACCATGCAGTCAAATGAGCACATGCTTACAATCTTGATTAGTCTACAATTTGTAAAAACTTgtcaaaatgtagaaaatgtcataatttagagagaaatttagGGAAATGCTGTAAATAATCTCTTTAAATATGATAAAAGacaaacataacaaaaatttCACAGATTTCTTTGAAATTTCACTTTAGAAATGTGCTTAGAAAGATGATTATTTCAGTGGTttgaaaaaaagtgagaaattggaaaatatataaatgtataaactaGAGACTCATTAATTATAGTATATCCTCATGATGAAAAGTTTGACCATTAATATAAAACTGCTGTGGAAATTTAATGAATGGCATGGGGGATTTCCAGAATACACTGT belongs to Macaca thibetana thibetana isolate TM-01 chromosome 4, ASM2454274v1, whole genome shotgun sequence and includes:
- the LOC126952229 gene encoding single-stranded DNA-binding protein 2-like translates to MYGKGKSNSSAVPSDSQAREKLALYVYEYLLHVGAQKSAQTFLSEIRWEKNITLGEPPGFLHSWWCVFWDLYCAAPERRETCEHSSEAKAFHDYSAAAAPSPVLGNIPPGDGMPVGPVPPGFFQPFMPPRYPGGPRPPLRIPNQALGGVPGSQPLLPSGMDPTRQQGHPNMGGPMQRMTPPRGMVPLGPQNYRGAMRPPLNALGGPGIPGMNMGPGGGRPWPNPTNANSIPYSSASPGNYVGPPGGGGQPGTPIMPSPADSTNSGDNMYTLMNAVPPGPNRPNFDNILI